From Cellvibrio zantedeschiae, the proteins below share one genomic window:
- the rsmI gene encoding 16S rRNA (cytidine(1402)-2'-O)-methyltransferase has protein sequence MSTLAANSGGTLYVVATPIGNLDDMVPRAIQTLQTVAVIAAEDTRHSARLLAHFDIKTPAVAYHDHSDEHRTEQLIARLLAGEDVALISDAGTPLVSDPGYRLVRKAREQGIRVAPIPGACAMIAALSAAGLPSDRFAFEGFLPAKQVARTTQLESLAGDTRTLIFYEAPHRILETLQDMLSVFGAEREVVIAREVTKTFETIKGDRLDVMVNWVAADSNQQRGEIVLLVHGATKPESAEISAEQERIMRVLLEDLPVKQAAAIGAKITGLKKNFLYDWALKE, from the coding sequence ATGAGTACTTTGGCAGCTAATTCTGGCGGCACACTTTATGTAGTCGCCACGCCTATCGGTAATTTGGACGACATGGTACCGCGAGCCATACAGACACTACAAACTGTAGCAGTGATTGCTGCGGAAGATACGCGCCACAGCGCTCGTTTATTGGCTCATTTTGACATAAAAACACCTGCAGTCGCGTATCACGATCACAGTGATGAACATCGCACCGAACAATTGATTGCGCGATTATTAGCCGGTGAAGATGTCGCCTTGATTTCAGATGCTGGCACGCCTCTGGTTTCTGACCCGGGTTACCGCCTGGTGCGCAAAGCGCGCGAGCAAGGAATTCGTGTTGCACCTATTCCCGGTGCATGCGCCATGATTGCGGCTTTGAGCGCTGCGGGTTTGCCGTCTGATCGTTTTGCTTTTGAAGGTTTTTTGCCCGCAAAACAAGTAGCACGTACCACTCAGCTTGAATCTTTAGCGGGCGACACTCGTACGTTAATTTTCTACGAAGCGCCGCATCGCATTCTGGAAACCTTGCAAGATATGTTGAGTGTATTTGGTGCTGAGCGCGAAGTTGTTATTGCGCGCGAAGTCACCAAAACATTTGAAACGATTAAAGGCGATAGGTTGGATGTTATGGTGAATTGGGTTGCTGCAGACAGCAATCAACAGCGTGGAGAAATTGTGTTGTTAGTGCATGGGGCAACCAAGCCAGAGAGTGCAGAAATATCCGCCGAGCAAGAGCGCATTATGCGCGTTTTGTTAGAAGACTTACCGGTAAAACAAGCTGCTGCTATAGGTGCAAAAATTACAGGTTTGAAAAAGAATTTTTTGTACGATTGGGCGCTAAAAGAATAA
- a CDS encoding OprO/OprP family phosphate-selective porin: MRQLAKLSPWFLVYSSLAAPAFAVDATTELLAQKGVITAEEYEKIKKAQNSQATVDMSDGLKIVSGDKNFSAQIGTMLQLDGVNYSSDIKDVAGRDLANAGSEFRRVRLSINGTLYNSWDYKTEIDFANGSQLIDGFVTYRGFKTSTPIQLTFGHFKIPFSQESLAADKGLTFMERSLPNAFLNARAPGAMISAGKDNWSSAFMLYGEQISTAASAVSDEGGGAAFRTSWAPLIGPGGTFHLGASLATRAPSQNNTASTTTPITYSDSVRFRSKPESNIIETRLVDTGNIANAERTDLWGLELGGSFKTLGFNAEYIDTTVHRKNNLDDVHFSGWFAQTSWSITGEQRTYKGDKGLFDGIKPSKGIDQGGIGAWELAVRLSEIDLTDGDLVLRNKVMLPEINGGKERNLTFALNSYLNQYFRASMNYVHVLDIEGGSFADKDLNAVQLRLQFAY; the protein is encoded by the coding sequence ATGCGTCAATTAGCAAAACTCTCACCCTGGTTTTTAGTATATTCATCGCTCGCTGCCCCCGCATTCGCAGTGGACGCCACCACTGAACTACTCGCCCAAAAAGGTGTTATTACTGCCGAAGAATACGAAAAAATTAAAAAAGCACAAAACTCACAAGCCACAGTTGATATGAGCGATGGCTTAAAAATTGTGAGCGGCGATAAGAATTTCAGTGCGCAAATCGGCACCATGTTGCAATTAGATGGAGTCAATTACAGCAGCGATATTAAAGATGTTGCAGGGCGAGACCTCGCTAACGCTGGCTCTGAATTTCGCCGCGTACGCTTATCGATTAACGGCACTTTGTACAACAGCTGGGATTACAAAACTGAAATTGATTTTGCCAATGGTTCACAATTAATTGATGGCTTTGTCACCTATCGCGGCTTTAAAACCTCCACGCCAATTCAATTAACCTTCGGCCACTTTAAAATTCCGTTCAGTCAGGAGTCTTTAGCCGCCGATAAAGGTTTAACCTTTATGGAGCGTTCACTGCCCAATGCATTTTTAAATGCACGCGCACCTGGTGCCATGATTTCTGCGGGCAAAGATAATTGGAGCAGCGCGTTTATGCTGTACGGCGAACAAATTTCTACCGCTGCCAGTGCAGTAAGTGATGAAGGTGGCGGCGCAGCTTTCCGTACCTCCTGGGCACCTTTAATTGGTCCCGGTGGCACATTTCATTTAGGCGCATCTCTCGCAACGCGCGCGCCGAGTCAAAATAATACGGCATCAACAACGACACCTATTACTTACAGCGATAGCGTGCGCTTCCGCAGCAAACCTGAATCCAACATTATTGAAACTCGCTTGGTGGACACTGGCAATATTGCCAACGCCGAACGCACTGATTTGTGGGGGTTAGAATTGGGGGGGAGCTTTAAAACCTTGGGCTTTAACGCGGAATATATTGATACCACCGTACACCGCAAAAATAATTTGGACGATGTTCATTTCAGTGGCTGGTTTGCGCAAACTAGTTGGAGCATTACGGGAGAACAACGTACCTATAAAGGCGATAAAGGTTTATTTGATGGCATCAAGCCTTCAAAAGGTATTGACCAAGGTGGTATAGGCGCGTGGGAATTAGCAGTGCGTTTATCCGAAATTGATTTAACCGACGGTGATTTGGTATTGCGCAATAAGGTGATGTTACCGGAAATCAATGGTGGCAAAGAGCGCAACCTTACCTTCGCACTTAATAGTTATTTAAACCAATATTTCCGCGCAAGCATGAATTACGTACATGTGCTGGATATAGAAGGTGGGTCGTTTGCCGATAAAGATTTAAATGCAGTGCAACTTAGATTGCAGTTTGCGTATTAA
- the modA gene encoding molybdate ABC transporter substrate-binding protein has protein sequence MMQALLVLPKSGAFLKAKIKLLCVITLGLLSNWAAAGEVNVYAAASLTDAVTELSSAYQKTHPDVAIKKSFAGSSTLAKQIENGAPADIFISADNDWADYLGKRGLLVSESRKKLLSNDLVLIAPLASDVKITLGAGFNFNAAFTGRLCTGDTASVPVGKYAKQSLTHYGWWDKSSARIVGTEDVRTALAFVERAECSLGIVYKTDAQLSKKVKVVATFPAASHAPIEYPGALTKNAGADSKAFWEFLQSDDAKAVFARYGFVIFN, from the coding sequence ATGATGCAAGCTTTGTTGGTGTTGCCCAAAAGCGGTGCCTTTTTGAAGGCAAAAATAAAATTATTGTGTGTAATTACTCTGGGTTTGTTGAGTAATTGGGCAGCGGCTGGAGAGGTAAATGTTTATGCCGCAGCGAGTTTGACGGATGCTGTAACTGAGTTAAGTTCGGCATATCAAAAGACCCACCCTGACGTTGCGATTAAAAAATCTTTTGCTGGCTCGTCCACGCTTGCCAAGCAAATTGAAAATGGCGCACCAGCAGATATTTTTATTTCGGCAGATAATGATTGGGCTGATTATTTAGGTAAACGTGGTCTGTTGGTGAGTGAATCGCGCAAGAAATTACTCAGCAATGATTTGGTATTGATTGCACCTTTGGCAAGCGATGTTAAGATCACTTTAGGCGCTGGCTTTAATTTTAATGCTGCTTTTACCGGACGTTTGTGTACAGGCGACACCGCATCTGTTCCCGTGGGTAAATATGCCAAGCAATCGCTTACGCACTACGGATGGTGGGATAAATCTTCAGCGCGCATTGTGGGGACTGAAGATGTTCGTACCGCATTGGCTTTTGTTGAGCGCGCAGAATGTAGCTTGGGGATCGTCTACAAAACTGATGCACAATTGAGCAAAAAAGTGAAAGTGGTGGCAACTTTTCCCGCTGCGAGCCATGCACCTATTGAATATCCCGGTGCTTTAACCAAAAATGCGGGTGCTGACTCAAAGGCTTTTTGGGAATTCTTGCAAAGCGATGACGCTAAAGCTGTATTCGCTCGTTACGGCTTTGTCATTTTTAATTAA
- the modB gene encoding molybdate ABC transporter permease subunit, with the protein MLTEPEWQALALSAQVGLWATLVCLLPGIACGWLLARKSFFAKPAFEALLFMPMVLPPTVPGYLLLVTFGSQGVAGQWLKNHFNIEFAFNWKGAVLASAIIAFPLMVQAAKLSVQMIDRRLEQAASTLGASPLKVWLTVTLPLMLPGILIGLIMVFSRSLGEFGATITFVGNIAGETRTLPLAIYSATHQIDGDAIAMRLIFISLAFAFFALLLSNVLSRRTEKWLGVHRA; encoded by the coding sequence ATGTTGACTGAACCCGAGTGGCAAGCGCTCGCACTCTCTGCACAGGTTGGCCTGTGGGCCACGCTCGTGTGTTTGCTGCCGGGAATTGCTTGTGGATGGTTACTTGCGCGTAAAAGTTTTTTTGCAAAACCTGCGTTTGAAGCTCTTTTATTTATGCCAATGGTATTGCCGCCAACTGTGCCGGGCTATTTATTATTAGTCACCTTTGGTTCGCAGGGTGTTGCTGGGCAATGGCTAAAAAATCATTTCAATATTGAGTTTGCGTTTAACTGGAAAGGTGCGGTTTTGGCTTCGGCAATTATTGCATTTCCCTTGATGGTACAAGCGGCAAAATTGTCTGTGCAAATGATTGATCGTCGCCTTGAGCAAGCTGCTAGTACCCTCGGTGCCAGCCCGTTAAAAGTATGGTTGACCGTAACCCTACCGCTTATGCTGCCCGGTATTTTAATTGGTTTGATTATGGTGTTTAGCCGCTCGCTTGGCGAATTCGGCGCGACTATTACCTTTGTAGGAAATATTGCCGGTGAAACAAGAACGTTGCCCTTGGCGATCTACTCGGCAACTCACCAAATTGATGGCGATGCAATTGCAATGCGGTTGATTTTTATCAGCTTGGCGTTTGCATTTTTTGCATTGTTATTGAGTAATGTGTTGTCACGTCGCACTGAAAAATGGCTGGGAGTTCATCGTGCTTGA
- a CDS encoding molybdenum ABC transporter ATP-binding protein gives MLDVDINVKRDDFCLQVCTKLEAPITGILGASGSGKSTFLAVIAGLLKPQQGYIQLNDQRLFDAKTNLWSPPHKRRIGLVFQDGQLLPHLSVHNNLLYGYRNITQSERHFELNEVAKLLEIEHLLDRKATALSGGEKQRVALGRAILYSPSVLLMDEPLSSLDERLKNQILPFFLRIKSECKIPMVYVTHSPRELDFLTDTQLVMSDGQLLANGN, from the coding sequence GTGCTTGATGTAGATATTAATGTTAAGCGCGATGATTTTTGCTTGCAGGTTTGTACAAAACTAGAAGCTCCTATCACCGGGATTTTAGGTGCATCTGGCAGTGGAAAAAGCACATTTTTAGCGGTAATTGCAGGTTTGTTGAAGCCGCAGCAGGGGTATATCCAACTCAATGATCAGCGTCTTTTCGACGCAAAAACTAATCTCTGGAGTCCACCGCACAAACGCAGGATTGGTTTGGTTTTTCAGGATGGTCAACTGCTGCCGCATCTCTCGGTACACAATAATTTGCTTTACGGTTACCGAAATATTACTCAATCTGAACGACATTTTGAGTTAAATGAAGTTGCAAAATTATTGGAAATTGAACATTTGCTGGATCGCAAAGCAACTGCGCTTTCGGGTGGTGAAAAACAACGTGTAGCTCTAGGGCGAGCAATTTTATATTCGCCATCCGTGTTGCTGATGGATGAACCGCTATCTTCGTTGGATGAGCGTTTAAAAAATCAGATTTTGCCGTTTTTTTTACGAATTAAATCGGAATGTAAAATTCCTATGGTTTACGTTACACACTCACCGCGTGAGCTTGATTTCTTGACAGATACGCAGCTAGTGATGAGTGATGGTCAATTGTTGGCTAATGGAAATTAA
- a CDS encoding winged helix-turn-helix domain-containing protein, translating to MPAKNTQQSTALLRAQLRVMLGNEIAFGPGKADLLEAIRDTGSISAAGKKMGMSYRRAWLLVDAMNRCFQQPLVDTAKGGTNGGGTQLTKLGAQILEDYRALQAEVAIITNKHFEKMQSCLRKMPLASESAT from the coding sequence ATGCCAGCAAAGAACACTCAACAATCTACCGCTCTATTACGTGCCCAATTGCGCGTGATGTTGGGTAATGAAATTGCGTTTGGCCCGGGAAAAGCAGATTTACTTGAGGCAATTCGCGATACAGGTTCTATATCTGCCGCAGGAAAAAAAATGGGTATGAGTTACAGGCGTGCGTGGTTATTGGTCGATGCAATGAATCGCTGCTTTCAACAGCCATTAGTCGATACTGCAAAAGGTGGAACAAACGGTGGAGGAACACAATTAACAAAATTAGGCGCACAAATACTGGAAGATTACCGAGCCCTGCAAGCAGAAGTCGCCATCATAACCAATAAACATTTTGAAAAAATGCAGTCTTGTTTACGCAAAATGCCATTAGCTTCTGAATCCGCTACTTAA
- a CDS encoding TonB-dependent receptor — translation MKLPKLSLLSVVIASYISFPAIADETPTLDEVVVTAQKRVQKMEDVPISLTALNGAKLEETGITSIAGIADYTPSFNMTQTGIGTNIAIRGISSGVNQGFEQSAAMFVDGIHYGRAQLARAPFLDIERIEILRGPQSILFGKNSTAGAISIINAKPGKEFEGSLNLSYEPEFEEKEARLVLSGPISDTVGGRMAILSRKTDGFIENTTLDRNESADKDQVIRATLEWKPTDTWDITLKLEDGSFDSNGRNIEVIKPVTNSALNTTKDPNPYKTILSYLTAGAFQLDTTEDGKRQSNGDYSYNDTNNITLTAEHDIGGMTLTSVTGYNGYTYSELCDCDFTGASGFNIYSDEKYRQVSQELRLTSAADQKITWIGGLFYQGSNIKFHDKVFVPTNSVIATAVSPLLRGASTQRDFNQDTSLYAVFGQVTWNITDTNRLILGGRYSSETKDADRAQYHVSPTGDLLPLGTVNDPYNKLWVGFKVDPHNVKGDRSESGFDPQIIFQQDINKTDRLYASYTTGFKSGGYDVRANSAPTALGGLYPGNDTNGSWEFEKEDVKNYELGGKFLLASGSAELNIALFRSDFTNMQTSQFDGSLSFNVTNAGEARVQGLEVDGRWAITSNLLMRGGASYLDFEYLDFPNGQCAFGQAANSGPTACDQTGMRREFVPKYQGNVGWDYDIDLPNGWKLANTLDVVFNSGYLTTPSLDSRFEQSSYTKINARIALSGADEKWEVALVGKNLTDESVITYANGLPVASVLTKGAGSGFYAFYEPARSVAIQGTIKF, via the coding sequence GTGAAATTGCCAAAACTCAGCTTACTGTCTGTTGTTATTGCCAGTTACATCAGTTTTCCGGCCATAGCAGATGAAACCCCCACTCTGGATGAGGTTGTGGTTACCGCGCAAAAACGCGTACAAAAAATGGAAGACGTACCCATTTCCCTTACCGCCCTTAACGGCGCGAAACTGGAAGAAACCGGCATCACCAGCATTGCGGGAATTGCCGATTACACCCCCAGCTTCAACATGACCCAAACGGGTATTGGTACAAACATAGCGATTCGCGGCATCAGCTCAGGCGTAAACCAGGGCTTTGAGCAGTCAGCGGCGATGTTTGTGGATGGTATTCACTATGGCCGCGCGCAGTTAGCGCGTGCACCTTTCCTCGATATCGAGCGAATTGAAATTTTGCGCGGCCCGCAAAGTATTCTGTTTGGCAAAAACAGTACTGCGGGCGCAATTAGCATTATCAACGCCAAGCCCGGAAAAGAATTTGAAGGCAGCTTAAACTTGAGCTATGAACCCGAGTTTGAAGAAAAAGAAGCTCGCCTCGTGCTCTCTGGCCCCATCAGCGATACCGTCGGCGGACGCATGGCAATTTTGAGCCGCAAGACTGACGGCTTCATTGAAAACACTACACTGGATCGAAACGAATCTGCTGATAAAGACCAAGTCATACGTGCAACTTTGGAGTGGAAACCAACTGATACTTGGGATATCACCCTGAAATTGGAAGACGGTTCATTTGATAGCAATGGTCGCAATATTGAAGTGATTAAACCTGTCACTAACAGCGCGCTCAATACGACAAAAGATCCAAATCCTTACAAAACTATACTTTCCTATTTAACTGCTGGCGCCTTCCAATTAGACACGACTGAAGACGGCAAACGTCAATCTAACGGTGACTATAGTTACAACGACACAAACAACATCACACTGACTGCTGAGCACGATATTGGCGGTATGACACTGACATCTGTGACCGGTTATAACGGCTACACCTATTCTGAATTGTGCGATTGTGATTTTACCGGCGCGTCTGGCTTCAATATTTATTCTGATGAAAAGTATCGCCAGGTGAGCCAGGAGTTGCGCTTAACGTCGGCAGCAGATCAAAAGATTACCTGGATTGGCGGTTTATTTTATCAAGGCAGCAATATCAAATTCCACGATAAAGTTTTTGTACCTACCAACAGCGTAATTGCCACTGCCGTTTCACCGTTGTTGCGCGGTGCCTCAACGCAACGTGACTTTAATCAGGACACCAGTTTGTATGCTGTGTTTGGTCAAGTTACCTGGAACATTACGGATACCAACCGTTTAATTCTCGGTGGACGTTATTCATCAGAAACCAAAGATGCAGATCGCGCGCAATATCATGTGTCACCGACTGGTGATTTGTTGCCACTAGGGACCGTCAATGATCCATACAATAAACTTTGGGTTGGTTTTAAAGTTGATCCACATAATGTTAAGGGCGATCGCAGCGAATCAGGTTTTGATCCGCAAATTATTTTCCAACAAGACATCAATAAAACTGATCGCCTGTACGCCAGTTACACCACAGGCTTTAAATCTGGCGGTTACGATGTTCGCGCCAACTCCGCGCCTACTGCTTTAGGCGGCCTCTACCCGGGCAATGACACTAACGGTAGCTGGGAGTTTGAAAAAGAAGATGTGAAAAACTATGAGTTAGGTGGCAAGTTTTTACTTGCGAGCGGCTCAGCTGAACTTAACATTGCATTGTTCCGCTCAGACTTCACCAACATGCAAACCAGCCAATTCGACGGCAGCCTAAGCTTCAATGTTACCAACGCCGGTGAAGCGCGCGTGCAAGGTTTGGAAGTGGACGGACGCTGGGCAATTACCAGCAACTTATTAATGCGCGGCGGTGCAAGCTATTTGGACTTTGAATACCTCGACTTCCCCAACGGGCAATGCGCATTTGGCCAAGCCGCTAATAGCGGGCCAACAGCTTGCGATCAAACGGGCATGCGTCGAGAGTTCGTACCCAAATACCAAGGCAATGTAGGTTGGGATTACGATATCGATTTACCCAATGGCTGGAAACTTGCGAATACCCTGGATGTTGTTTTCAATTCCGGGTATTTAACTACACCATCATTGGATAGTCGTTTTGAGCAATCGTCATACACCAAAATTAATGCGCGCATTGCATTAAGTGGTGCGGATGAAAAATGGGAAGTCGCATTGGTTGGCAAAAACCTCACCGATGAATCTGTTATCACTTATGCCAACGGCTTGCCCGTTGCAAGCGTGTTAACCAAAGGTGCTGGCTCAGGCTTTTATGCGTTCTATGAACCCGCTAGAAGCGTTGCGATTCAAGGAACAATTAAATTTTAA
- the mraZ gene encoding division/cell wall cluster transcriptional repressor MraZ, whose translation MFTGSNSISMDPKGRMAIPTRVREELVASCGGRLVVTAHTQDRCLLVYPEPEWLELLPQIEALPSFNKVSQRTKRILIGYATALEIDASGRVLVPPTLREYANLDKKMMLVGQGKKLELWSEGSWLALLDEPADDEIPSEMLSLSL comes from the coding sequence GTGTTCACAGGTAGTAACTCCATCAGCATGGACCCCAAGGGTCGCATGGCGATACCGACTCGCGTACGCGAAGAGTTGGTGGCGTCTTGTGGCGGGCGCCTAGTGGTAACTGCGCATACGCAAGATCGCTGCTTATTGGTGTATCCCGAGCCTGAATGGTTGGAGCTATTGCCGCAAATCGAAGCACTTCCCAGCTTTAACAAAGTTTCCCAGCGCACCAAGCGCATCCTGATTGGTTATGCCACTGCATTGGAGATCGATGCCAGTGGTCGTGTGCTCGTCCCGCCAACCCTGCGTGAATACGCGAATCTTGATAAAAAAATGATGTTGGTTGGTCAGGGCAAAAAGCTGGAGTTGTGGAGTGAAGGAAGTTGGCTGGCGCTGTTGGATGAGCCTGCTGACGACGAAATTCCCAGCGAAATGCTCTCGCTTTCGCTTTAG
- the rsmH gene encoding 16S rRNA (cytosine(1402)-N(4))-methyltransferase RsmH: MTQLQHVTVLLQEAVDALVTNPAGFYVDGTFGRGGHSALVLERLSADGRLLGIDKDLAAIAVANERFAQDSRFEIAHGSFAELGDLIEARTMTGKVDGVLLDLGVSSPQLDEAERGFSFQNDGPLDMRMDQTRGQSAAEWVNTAAEEDIAYVLKEFGEERFAKRMARAIVVERQTKPFSRTRHLAEVIKEANPAWEKGKHPATRAFQAIRIHVNNELTDLDAVLEQALEVLAVGGRLVVISFHSLEDRVVKRFIRRQELGDPVPRGLPIRDEQLNKRMRSCGKAIKASDSEVDINVRSRSAIMRVAEKIS; the protein is encoded by the coding sequence GTGACTCAACTCCAACATGTCACCGTACTTTTGCAGGAAGCGGTTGACGCGCTAGTTACTAATCCCGCTGGTTTTTATGTCGACGGTACTTTTGGTCGTGGTGGCCATAGTGCGTTGGTGCTGGAGCGCTTATCGGCTGATGGCCGTTTGCTTGGTATTGATAAAGACCTTGCGGCAATTGCGGTGGCAAACGAGCGCTTTGCGCAGGATTCCCGTTTCGAGATTGCGCACGGTTCGTTTGCGGAACTTGGCGATTTGATTGAAGCGCGCACCATGACCGGCAAGGTCGATGGTGTGTTGTTGGATTTGGGCGTGTCATCGCCCCAGTTGGATGAGGCGGAGAGAGGCTTCAGTTTCCAAAACGATGGCCCGCTGGATATGCGTATGGATCAAACCCGTGGTCAGAGCGCAGCTGAATGGGTGAATACAGCGGCCGAAGAAGATATCGCTTATGTGTTGAAAGAGTTTGGTGAGGAGCGATTTGCCAAGCGCATGGCGCGCGCGATTGTTGTCGAGCGTCAAACCAAACCATTTTCTCGCACCAGGCATTTGGCGGAAGTGATTAAGGAAGCTAATCCAGCGTGGGAAAAAGGCAAGCATCCGGCAACGCGCGCTTTCCAGGCAATTCGCATTCATGTGAATAACGAATTGACGGATTTGGATGCAGTCTTAGAGCAGGCGTTGGAAGTTTTAGCTGTTGGTGGCCGCCTGGTTGTGATCAGTTTTCACTCTTTGGAAGATCGAGTAGTGAAACGTTTTATTCGTCGCCAGGAGTTGGGTGACCCTGTTCCGCGCGGCTTGCCTATTCGCGATGAACAATTAAATAAACGTATGCGCTCTTGCGGAAAAGCAATTAAAGCTAGCGATAGCGAAGTGGATATAAATGTGCGATCGCGCAGCGCGATCATGAGAGTCGCGGAGAAAATTTCTTAA
- the ftsL gene encoding cell division protein FtsL: MSQYQSRTPKRIAPWALLLVACLWISVIVSALAVVSSTQQVRRDVNQLETLRREASHLQVEWGQYLLEESTWAAYSRIEGIANKELNMIAPTTEHVVMVPADD; this comes from the coding sequence ATGAGTCAATACCAATCAAGAACACCAAAACGCATAGCGCCTTGGGCGTTATTGTTGGTGGCTTGTCTCTGGATTTCGGTGATTGTTTCTGCGCTTGCAGTTGTGTCATCTACACAGCAAGTTCGTCGTGACGTAAATCAATTGGAAACCCTGCGCCGTGAAGCCTCTCATTTGCAGGTTGAGTGGGGGCAATATTTACTCGAAGAAAGTACTTGGGCTGCGTACAGTCGAATCGAAGGCATAGCAAATAAAGAATTAAACATGATTGCACCAACAACTGAGCATGTGGTGATGGTGCCTGCTGATGATTAG